CGTGATGTCCACCTTCTCTCTCAGAAGGCGTGAACCAACACCGTAGGCGTCCGCGGGAACTCCCAGCCTTTCGAAAAGATCTATTTTCTTTTCATCGAAACCACCCGAAACAACAATCTTTAGATCTTTAAGGCCTACTTTATCGAACTCCTGTCTTGCCCTCCAGACAAGTTCCGGACACACTCCAAAGGAAGACTCATCCTTTGGAACCACCGATCTATCTCTCAGATTACCCGACGTGTCGAACCTCACTCCCCAGATCTTGTTCTTTCCAGAACCTATGATCGGTGATGGATCCGTAACTCCCAGTTTGAACGGCTTTTTCATCACGTACTCGTAAAACGCCTTTATCACTCGAAAGGTCGTTCCAATCACGTCATTATCCCAGTCCACTAGAATAATTCTGTTCACATCTTCTTCCATGTGTTTATCAAAAGCGATGGCGGCATCTTCTGTTTTTCCGTTGTAACATGCGATCAGTGCGTGGGGCATCGTTCCCATGGATTTTACTCCCCAGTAATCTGCGTTCGCATCCGTCGAGACGCCAAAAGCCCCCGCTTTGAGAGCGGCGTATCCATCTGTTGCCTGAACCCAGTAGTGATCGAAGCGAGCGCTGAAGAAGAGGATGGGTTTTCCTCTGGCAGCTTTTACCACCTTTTTGACAGCCGTTGCTGTGCTGGTGGCTCTTGCGATCACACCGAGAAGAACCGTCTCAAGATATCCAAAGTAAGTTGGATCTCCCTCTATCGTCATGATCGGCTCTCCCTCTTTTGCTTCTTCTCCATCGTAGAGGGCGTGCACTTCTATTTCATCCCATTTGTCCACCCACAGATCGTTCAGTTTGAGCCTGAGATCCCACTTTTTTCGGGTGAGTTCAACGATCTTTTGAACGTCCATTTCAACCGAAGCTGCCTGCATTTCTCGGTCTATTCTGAGTATCTCTTCGAAGAGCTCCCTTGCTCTGCCTTCATCCTTGTAGTATCCTGTGCAGAACTTCAAGATGGCGAGAGCCTCATCTATACCACAGATAGTAGCATCCTTTCTTGGAAAGAACTGGTAGTACACCCGTGGGTGGTGGTTGTCTCTCTTTAAGACCTTCACGTAGTTCATGAAGTATATATCCGAGTAATAGCCGTTTCTGATTCGATCGATGGGGACCTTGAAAACCTCTGGACTGAGTCTTTTCACCACGATCACCTCAGATGAGTTCTGCTCCCAGGATCTCTTTCATTTCCCTCAGAGCAAAACGGTGAAGTTCTTCATCGTAAGACGCTACACCTTCTGTGATTATTTTAACAGTGATATCTCTGTTTCTCAACTCTTCCACGGTGAAGAGAACACATATGTGTGTTACAACACCACAAACGTAAACTTCGTCTATGTGTTTTTCCTTTATTATCTTCTCCAGATCTGTGTTGTAGAAAGCGCTGTAGCGATTTTTCTTCACAGAGAAATGCTGTGGATAGCCTTCCAGGAGTTTTTCCAGTTTCTCAGTGAGTCTTGCACCGTCTGTTTCTGCAACGCAGTGT
This genomic window from Thermotoga sp. SG1 contains:
- a CDS encoding cysteine hydrolase family protein, encoding MKGLLVIDVQRDFVDKDGALYFEGAEKVIEPVLKWVEDFKKESFPIITTQDWHDPDDKEFNIWPKHCVAETDGARLTEKLEKLLEGYPQHFSVKKNRYSAFYNTDLEKIIKEKHIDEVYVCGVVTHICVLFTVEELRNRDITVKIITEGVASYDEELHRFALREMKEILGAELI
- a CDS encoding nicotinate phosphoribosyltransferase encodes the protein MKRLSPEVFKVPIDRIRNGYYSDIYFMNYVKVLKRDNHHPRVYYQFFPRKDATICGIDEALAILKFCTGYYKDEGRARELFEEILRIDREMQAASVEMDVQKIVELTRKKWDLRLKLNDLWVDKWDEIEVHALYDGEEAKEGEPIMTIEGDPTYFGYLETVLLGVIARATSTATAVKKVVKAARGKPILFFSARFDHYWVQATDGYAALKAGAFGVSTDANADYWGVKSMGTMPHALIACYNGKTEDAAIAFDKHMEEDVNRIILVDWDNDVIGTTFRVIKAFYEYVMKKPFKLGVTDPSPIIGSGKNKIWGVRFDTSGNLRDRSVVPKDESSFGVCPELVWRARQEFDKVGLKDLKIVVSGGFDEKKIDLFERLGVPADAYGVGSRLLREKVDITADIVEVNGKPCAKVGRYKIENPRLKKVEKRYWEEK